A window of Mytilus edulis chromosome 10, xbMytEdul2.2, whole genome shotgun sequence contains these coding sequences:
- the LOC139490643 gene encoding uncharacterized protein, with the protein MPSNENPNYNSSRMQRAYRINNIENTRLQGKLHLLEKEKLHAVRVTNQDIRLISLTLDYINSCSGHSPEGLAPKEEMIKEKEDEGPFFMYGQRIISRKRRRIKRPQSAMYAGSRRRKSDSDFSASLASVQIRPQSSPVRRGLNGQIKDSDAESCISDVTLSSSSGSTTSSKPAWMDQTNALTKKLLKAKEGVPVFKRGLHERQRKIRRHSAGFDLSSLTVQLQALENPDSNKKDNSHSGGLRRNAGISEILNQPQPTLSASAWKNQLIQNRLSSAPMSVSAKRQSIHELKVKINEGRQEFVQNKVKTFISQRTDE; encoded by the coding sequence ATGCCGTCGAACGAAAATCCAAATTATAATTCATCTCGGATGCAACGTGCTTATCGCattaataacattgaaaatacacgTTTACAGGGAAAACTACATTTACTAGAGAAAGAAAAGTTACATGCTGTTAGAGTGACAAATCAAGATATCCGGCTAATATCTCTGACGTTGGATTATATCAATTCATGCAGTGGTCATAGTCCTGAAGGACTAGCGCCTAAGGAAGAAATGATAAAAGAAAAAGAGGACGAAGGGCCTTTCTTTATGTATGGTCAGCGGATTATAAGTCGTAAACGACGCCGTATTAAACGGCCACAATCGGCGATGTATGCTGGATCAAGACGTCGCAAATCAGATAGCGACTTTTCAGCATCACTAGCTTCCGTACAAATTCGACCACAGAGCAGTCCTGTGCGCAGAGGACTCAATGGTCAAATTAAAGACTCCGACGCTGAGAGTTGTATTTCAGATGTAACTTTAAGTAGTTCTTCCGGTAGCACAACTAGTTCTAAACCAGCATGGATGGATCAAACTAATGCACTCACTAAAAAACTCTTAAAAGCAAAAGAAGGTGTGCCTGTGTTTAAACGTGGTTTACATGAAAGACAGAGAAAAATTCGTCGTCATAGTGCAGGATTTGATTTAAGCTCATTAACTGTACAGTTACAAGCTCTAGAAAATCCAGATTCTAATAAGAAAGACAATTCACATTCTGGTGGTCTCAGGCGAAATGCTGGAATATCAGAAATTCTCAATCAACCTCAGCCGACTTTATCAGCCAGTGCTTGGAAAAATCAACTCATTCAAAATCGATTAAGTTCAGCGCCTATGAGCGTGTCTGCAAAGAGACAAAGTATCCATGAGCTAAAGGTAAAAATAAACGAAGGGCGCCAAGAATTTGTACAAAACAAAGTAAAAACGTTCATCAGTCAAAGAACAGATGAatga
- the LOC139490642 gene encoding 43 kDa receptor-associated protein of the synapse-like, whose protein sequence is MGQNVVKREVKKGLELYELRKLESAIDEWNKALHRLNGAGDNPTKFVILGHVCCAYFDMGKYRCIITYARKQLEVAETIEQETEACLNLSRAYERLGEYSIAEEYCKKCLSRDTKDSKWVKYAFLLYGRLFFKQCQFYKGLKNLEEAKSFEKLSDDIAFRILVNISYGQFYTFVNDMETGCMYILKCIEILETNSDSYITKKFHKSIQLELAKIHLENSRLNEALDTCENVMKDAIESRDRQLQGECLYVFAEIHRRSRSFERASPRYESAYAIFTEIGDRYGLMQVLYGMAKTTCLQQDFDQAVDLFKKTLDAAQEIGNKMYAVKCCVNLIDLCDTGSIESTQSYEQLLDDLLEQMGLYCGVCSEAIGKTKEQLDMLPCCHLIHTRCACHLARYTWGRKEKMRPCPTCRKLSSSNPML, encoded by the exons ATGGGCCAAAATGTGGTGAAACGTGAAGTTAAAAAAGGTTTGGAACTTTATGAATTACGGAAACTAGAAAGTGCAATTGATGAATGGAATAAAGCGTTACACAGACTGAATGGAGCTGGAGATAATCCCACTAAATTTGTCATTCTAGGTCATGTTTGTTGTGCTTATTTTGATATGGGAAAGTATAGGTGTATAATAACGTATGCAAGAAAACAACTTGAAGTTGCAGAAACAATAGAACAGGAAACGGAAGCCTGTTTAAATTTATCTAGAGCATACGAACGTTTAGGGGAGTATAGTATAGCGGAGGAATACTGCAAAAAATGTCTCAGTCGTGACACGAAGGACTCCAAGTGGGTCAAATATGCGTTTTTATTATACGggagacttttttttaaacagtgtCAATTTTACAAAGGACTTAAGAATCTTGAAGAAGCtaaatcttttgaaaagttgAGTGATGATATCGCATTTAGGATACTTGTAAATATATCATATGGGCAGTTTTACACATTTGTAAATGATATGGAGACAGGGTGTATGTACATACTTAAATGTATtgaaattttagaaacaaattcaGATTCATACATCACTAAGAAATTTCATAAAAGTATACAGTTGGAACTCGCAAAGATTCATTTAGAAAATTCACGATTGAACGAAGCATTAGACACATGTGAG AATGTAATGAAGGATGCTATAGAAAGTCGAGATCGACAACTTCAGGGGGAATGTTTGTATGTCTTTGCTGAAATCCACAGAAGAAGCAGAAGTTTTGAG AGAGCAAGTCCTAGATATGAATCAGCATATGCCATATTCACAGAAATAGGAGATAGATATGGTCTTATGCAAGTCTTATATGGAATGGCTAAAACCACGTGTCTTCAGCAAGATTTTGATCAG GCTGTTGATCTGTTTAAGAAGACGTTGGATGCAGCCCAGGAAATCGGAAATAAG ATGTATGCAGTTAAATGTTGTGTGAACTTGATAGATTTGTGTGACACTGGGTCAATAGAGTCTACACAATCGTATGAGCAATTGTTAGATGACCTTCTAGAACAAATGGGACTATACTGTGGTGTCTGTAGCGAGGCTATAGGCAAAACAAAGGAACAATTAGACATGCTGCCATGTTGTCATCTCATTCATACCAG ATGTGCCTGCCATTTAGCTAGATACACTTGGGGAAGGAAGGAAAAAATGAGACCTTGTCCAACATGCAGGAAATTGTCTTCATCAAATCCTATGTTGTGA